The genomic interval AATTCCAGATTTGAAGAAGATAGTAGATGAAAATTTACTTTTAAAAGACAATCCTTTTTTGCCATGGAAAAATAGTTACAGTGATTTTTATACTAAACTTCTAAATTTACATTTAAAAGATTTAAATATCAATAATGATTCAAAATTTTTTGATATTAATGAGACAGATCAAAACAAACTTTTAAATTGTTTAGGTGATATAAAATATAAAATAAATTATAAAATCAATTCATCAAATAGAGTCAAAACATCGGTTTATCGTGGAATTTTAACAGAATTAAAAGAAATCAATGGATACGAAAAGTTTATGAAAAAAATTCCTTGCAGCTTTTGTAACGGTGCAAGATTAGATAAAAAATTATTCAATTTATCTTTTGAGGACGGATTTTTTTTAAAAGATTTTTTATTATTTGATTTTAATAGGCTTTGTAGTGAGATATTTGCTTTAAAAATTTTTAAAGATGAGTTATCTTTAGAAAATTTAAGGAAATTTATACAAAAAAGTATAAATTTAGGATTGGGACATTTAAATTTAAGCAGATCTATTCCATCTCTTAGCGGTGGCGAATTGCAAAGACTTCGTATTGCCAAACTTCTTTTAGGTAAATTAAATGATATTTTTATTATTTTGGATGAACCGACAAGTTCATTGCATCCAAAGGAGTGTAAGCTTTTATGTGAAAATATTAAAAATTTAACAAAAAAAATACAGTTATTGCGGTAGATTATAATAAAGAATTATTAAAATTTGCTGACAGTACAATTTTTTTGGGACCTAAAAGTGGTAAATTTGGAGGAGAAATTGTACCAAAAGAAATGTATATGAAAAATTTTAATTCAAATTTTAAAAGAAAATTTTTTGAAAGTAAAAAAACACTTAGAATAGATTTAAATTCAGATAAAATTAAATTTAATGATGCTCTTAAAATAAGATTAGGGTCTTTAACTGGCATAAGCTCAATGTCCGGAGTTTGGTAAAAGTACTATTCTTAGAGAAATTTTACCTGAAAAACTAATAGGATATAAATATATCTCTCAAAAGTCGATTAGGGCAAATGTTAATTCGACGGTTGCAACATATAGCGGGCTTTTTGCTTACATTAAAGACGAATTTGCAAAAAATATAAAAAACTACTCTTTTAAAGATTTAATTTGTAAAAAATGTGCTGGAAAAGGTAAGATAGCGTATCTTGAAAATTATGGGACAAAAATATATGAAGATTGTAAGTATTGTAATGGAAGCGGTTTTAATAATAAAATTTTGAAGAATAAATTTCTTGGTCTTAATATATATGAAATCTTAAATTCGCCAATAAAAGAACTTTCCTCTTTGAAATTTCCACAAAAAATAGCTGAAAGTTTAAATATTTTATGTAAGCTTAGACTGGATTATTTAAAATTAAACACTTCGATTTTAAGTTTATCTGGAGGAGAAAATCAAAGATTAAAGCTTTTTAGTGCACTTAACGATAAAAAAATGAAATTTATGGATTAGATGAGCCTACTAGTGGACTGGATGATTTAGATATCTATAATATTTTAGATTTATTATATGAATTTATTGAAAAAAAGTAAAACTTTTATAGTAGCGGAAGCATAACCCTATTTTTCTTAAAAATTGTAGTTATATAGCAGAATTAATAAAAAATAATTTAACAGTTGATATAAAATTTGACGATGAAACATGCAAAATAAAGAATAGTTTGGAAAGTGATATAAAATTTTACTTATAAAACTTATATATCAAAATTTTTATACTTTTTTGATTTTTTTTAAATTTAATTTCATAGATTTCTTTGTTTTTAATTTCCCTTTAAGCTCTTTTTTGTATAATTACATTTCGCTTTTGCAAAAAAAGCAAGTTATTTAATTTATCATTGTTAAAAGTCACAATCAAGTTTTAATAAATAAAACAATTTTACAGGAACTTGTTAAAGCTTTAAGCGGTTGATTTTAAAGCAAGTTATAAAATTCATTTGTTATCCGAATTTTATGATAAAGATTAAAAAACGGACATATAAAGTTTTAAACTTATTTATATGTTTTTAATCTCTTTCCGTCTTAATCAAATGCTTAAATATTATAAATTATTTATCTTTAACAAGGAAGTGATGCAAATTAGAATATAAAATATTAAAATTCTAAAACAATATATAGTTTAAAAGATTTAAATCTTTATAAACTAAAAAGGTAAGCTACTAAGAGCAAATGGTGGATGCCTTGGTTGGTAGAGGCGATGAAGGACGTACTAGACTGCGATAAGCTATGAGGAGCTGTCAAGAAGCTTTGATTCATAGATTTCCGAATGGGGCAACCCGGTATATAGTGATATATACCACCTGATATGGAGCGAACTTGGGGAACTGAAACATCTTAGTACCCAAAGGAAAAGAAATCAATTGAGATTATGCAAGTAGCGGCGAGCGAACGCGTAAGAGGGCAAACCACTAGTTTACTAGTGGGGTTATAGGACTGCATAAAAGAATAAAAACGGATAATAGAACAATTTGGAAAAGTTGAGCATAGAGGGTGATACTCCCGTATATGAAATCCCTTTTTTACTTAGCGGTATCCTGAGTAAGACGAGTCACGTGAAATCTTGTCTGAATTCGGGTCGACCACGATCCAACCCTAAATACTACTACCAAACCGATAGCGAACAAGTACCGTGAGGGAAAGGTGAAAAGAACTGAGGTGATCAGAGTGAAATAGAATCTGAAACCATTTGCTTACAATCATTCAGAGCCCTATGATTTATCAGGGTGATGGACTGCCTTTTGCATAATGAGCCTGCGAGTTGTGGTGTCCGGCAAGGTTAAGTAAACACGGAGCCGTAGCGAAAGCGAGTCTTAATAGGGCGTTTAGTCGGATGCTGCAGACCCGAAACGATGTGATCTATCCATGAGCAGATTGAAACCGGTGTAAGAACCGGCGGAGGATCGAACAGACGGCCATTGAAACGGCTCCTGATGACTTGTGGATAGGGGTGAAAGGCCAATCAAACATCGTGATAGCTGGTTCTCTTCGAAATATATCGAGGTATAGCGTTGTGTCGTAATTATAAGGGGTAGAGCACTGAATGGGCTAGGGCATACACCAATGTACCAACCCCTATCAAACTCCGAATACTTATAATGTAATCACAGCAGTCAGGCGGCGAGTGATAAAATCCGTCGTCGAAAGGGGAACAACCCAGACTACCGACTAAGGTCCCTAAATCTTATTTAAGTGGAAAACGATGTGAAGTTACTTAAACAACCAGGAGGTTGGCTTAGAAGCAGCCATCCTTTAAAGATAGCGTAATAGCTCACTGGTCTAGTGATTTTGCGCGGAAAATATAACGGGGCTAAAATAAGTACCGAAGTCGTAGATTTACACAATAGTGTAAGTGGTAGAAGAGCGTTGTATTTAGCATTGAAGGCGTACCGGTAAGGAGCGCTGGAGCATATACAAGTGAGCATGCAGGCATGAGTAGCGATAATTAATGTAAGAATCATTAACGCCGAAAACCCAAGGTTTCCTACGCGATGCTCGTCATCGTAGGGTTAGTCGGGTCCTAAGCAAAGTCCGAAAGGGGTATGCGATGGAAAATCGGTTAATATTCCGATACCAACATTATTGTGCGATGGAAGGACGCTTAAAGTTAATGGGGCTAAGTGATGGAATACTTAGTCTAAGGATGTAGGTTAAGTTGTAGGCAAATCCGCAACTTTTTATCCGAGATCTAAAAGGCTTACAAAACTCTTCGGAGTAGCGTAAGAACCCATGATACTATCGAGCCGAGAAAAGTTTCTAAGTTTAGATAATGTTGCCCGTACCGTAAACCGACACAGGTGGGTGGGATGAGTATTCTAAGGCGCGTGGAAGAACTCTCTTTAAGGAACTCTGCAAAATAGCACCGTATCTTCGGTATAAGGTGTGCCTAACTTTGTGAAAGATTTACTCTATAAGCAAAGAAGGTTACAACAAAGAGTCCCTCCCGACTGTTTACCATAAACACAGCACTCTGCTAACACGTAAGTGGATGTATAGGGTGTGACGCCTGCCCGGTGCTCGAAGGTTAATTGATGATGTCAGGAGTAATCCAAAGCATTTGATCGAAGCCCGAGTAAACGGCGGCCGTAACTATAACGGTCCTAAGGTAGCGAAATTCCTTGTCGGTTAAATACCGACCTGCATGAATGGCGTAACGAGATGGGAGCTGTCTCAAAGAGGGATCCAGTGAAATTGTAGTGGAGGTGAAAATTCCTCCTACCCGCGGCAAGACGGAAAGACCCCGTGGACCTTTACTACAGCTTGACACTGCTACTTGGATAAAGATGCGCAGGATAGGTGGTAGGCTTTGATCTATAGACTCCGGTTTATAGTGAGCCATTGGTGAGATACCACTCTTCTTTATTCGATTAGCTAACTAGCATAAGTTATCCTTATGTAGGACAATGTCTGGTGGGTAGTTTGACTGGGGCGGTCGCCTCCCAAATAATAACGGAGGCTTACAAAGGTTGGTTCATAGCGGTTGGAAATCGCTAGTAGAGTATAAAGGTATAAACCAGCTTAACTGCGAGACATACAGGTCGAGCAGAGACGAAAGTCGGTCTTAGTGATCCGGTGGTTCTGTGTGGAAGGGCCATCGCTCAAAGGATAAAAGGTACCCCGGGGATAACAGGCTGATCTCCCCCAAGAGCTCACATCGACGGGGAGGTTTGGCACCTCGATGTCGGCTCATCGCATCCTGGGGCTGGAGCAGGTCCCAAGGGTATGGCTGTTCGCCATTTAAAGCGGTACGCGAGCTGGGTTCAGAACGTCGTGAGACAGTTCGGTCCCTATCTGCCGTGGGCGTAAGAAGATTGAGGAGAGTTGACCCTAGTACGAGAGGACCGGGTCGAACTGACCACTGGTGTATGGGTTGTTCTGCCAAGAGCATAGCCCAGTAGCTAAGCCGGGATGTGATAAGAGCTGAAAGCATCTAAGCTCGAAGCCGACTCCAAGATTAATCTTCTTTTAAGAGCTCTTATAGACTATAAGTTTGATAGGCCGGGTGTGTAATTGATGTAAGTCATTTAGCTGACCGGTACTAATAGCTCGTTTGCTTATCTTATTAAGCATCACTTCCTTGTTAAGGATAAAAAACAATAACAATAAATCAAAACAATTGTTTAATTATTAAAACAGCGAATGGACTTTTAACAATATAAAAAGCAGTGTTTAATAAGAGAATTTAAAAAGATTAAAATAATTAATAAACAGTAAAAAGCAATATAAAAACAGAATTCTTTTATTTAACATTGCTCCGTGACTATACAGATATGGAAACGCCTTGCTCCATTTCGAACCAAGAAGCTAAGCATATCGTGGCTGATGATACTCTGTGTTACTCGCAGTTGGAAAGTAGGTCGTTGCGGAGTGTGTTTTTATACTACATTTTTATAATTTTCTATGTTAATCATTTATTAAATCTTCGTAGTTAATATTAATAAATTTTAATTTAAAGGATTATTATGAAAAAATTACTTTTACTACTTATCTTTAGTTTTTCATTTTTATTTGCAGCAGTCAATATAAACACTGCTTCCAAGGAAGAGCTTATGACTCTTAAAGGTATTGGAGAGACTACAGCAGAAGCTATAATAGAATACAGAAAAGAAAATAAATTTACAAAAATAGAAGATATTAAAAATGTAAAAGGCATAGGTGATAAAAAATTTGAATCAATAAAAGAAGATATTGAGGTTAAAGATAGCAAGAAATAACTTTATAAATATTATTATTTTATTAGATAATATAACTTCCTATAGGCTTTAAAATGTATAGACACTTTAAATTTGTAGTGTTAAGGTGTCTGTGGTTTTTTAGAAATTGTATCTATAATATAGTTTGAGTTTTAAATATATAAAAATTTTAAAAAAGTCAAAGCCGATATATTTTGCTTTAGATCTCAATATAATTTAATAAAATTTTGTTATAAATATGGTTTTAATAAGATTTTTTTAAGTAGATTATCACCTATCTGTCATTATTTTTTAAATTAATTTTTATGCTTTTTTCAAGTTTGAAGAGATATAATCTCATCATCTAGGTATATCATTTTTAAGGAGGAAACAATGGCAAAACTTTGTGTAGTTTCTGAAAATAAAGCAAAATTTAAGGTTTTTAAAGTAGATAGAGATTATAAAGCGGATTTATTGGTTTTCATTGTTGACAGAGATTATAAAGCAAATGGTGATGCGCTTTGGTATATGGTTGACAGGGATTATAAAGCTGACATAAAAATCTTTTTCGTTGATAGAGATTATAAAACGAAATGGAATAAGCCACATAAATATCAAAATATGCTTTGATTTAAACTAACATCGTTATAAAGCATGAATTCAACTGTTGTCGAATCAGGTTTTGGATTTGAAAACTGTATAAAAATGGTATAGGTGCGATTTTGGACTTACATTTATATTTTTTTGAAGTGCTTTAAGGGGTTCTGTCAAGGCGCGTTTTTTTTTGCAATAATCTAAAATAGCTAGATGTGATATTTTGTAGTAATAGTTATTGTTTTATTGCGATTTTTATGAATTTTAGACTTTGTCTTTCTAGCGTTACAGTACTGCTGATAATAACAATATTGATAAAAAAAATAATAATAAAAATTGTATATAAGTTTTTAAAATTAATCATGATAGCATTGTAGCATTAATATTGTTTATTTATTTAGATTTAGCTGACATTTGTGCGGTTAAATTTATAAATGACCTGTTTAAATTTAAGCTTAGTTTACACATCTTCAATTTAAGTTTGTCTGCTACTATCAAACCCGATTAATGCTATAAATTTTAAACATAAAGCCATCACTACTTTTGCTAGATAGTGTTTTTATAAACTCCAAATGCATAAGAGTAAGAAATTTTACTAAAATGATGGCTGTTTTTAGTATTAGATGTTTAACTTAAAATTGTTAATTTGTATAAATTTTGATGTGAAATTGAAAATTTGAAGTTAGTTAAATTTAAGTGCAGTTATTTAACTATAATTTACACTGCTTACAGTTAAGTT from Campylobacter hominis ATCC BAA-381 carries:
- a CDS encoding excinuclease ABC subunit UvrA; its protein translation is MYSRSGSGKSSLAFDTIYAISDSEYKILTSDNFISSKYEIDFYDFICVSAGLKQLNFNLNPRSTIISYFGFSNFLNLVFFRILKGEIKNIITLNSQNICRRCLGSSYELIPDLKKIVDENLLLKDNPFLPWKNSYSDFYTKLLNLHLKDLNINNDSKFFDINETDQNKLLNCLGDIKYKINYKINSSNRVKTSVYRGILTELKEINGYEKFMKKIPCSFCNGARLDKKLFNLSFEDGFFLKDFLLFDFNRLCSEIFALKIFKDELSLENLRKFIQKSINLGLGHLNLSRSIPSLSGGELQRLRIAKLLLGKLNDIFIILDEPTSSLHPKECKLLCENIKNLTKKIQLLR
- a CDS encoding P-loop NTPase family protein; amino-acid sequence: MKNKFLGLNIYEILNSPIKELSSLKFPQKIAESLNILCKLRLDYLKLNTSILSLSGGENQRLKLFSALNDKKMKFMD
- a CDS encoding ComEA family DNA-binding protein — protein: MKKLLLLLIFSFSFLFAAVNINTASKEELMTLKGIGETTAEAIIEYRKENKFTKIEDIKNVKGIGDKKFESIKEDIEVKDSKK
- a CDS encoding DUF6150 family protein, giving the protein MAKLCVVSENKAKFKVFKVDRDYKADLLVFIVDRDYKANGDALWYMVDRDYKADIKIFFVDRDYKTKWNKPHKYQNML